The following proteins come from a genomic window of Nostoc sp. ATCC 53789:
- a CDS encoding UTP--glucose-1-phosphate uridylyltransferase, which produces MQKNQVRKAVIPVAGFGTRLFPATKVVKKELFPIIDRDGRAKPVILAIIEEAISAGITEVGIVVQPDDKKIFADLLKNPPKKELLDKLSPQNKEYSRYLEDLGSKVTILLQEEQLGYGHAVFCAKDWIKDEPFLLMLGDHIYTSDIEKSCASQVLGTYEQVNQSVVGLTTMPAEIIHKAGCVTGVWQELNSILSVTQLYEKPTIEYAQQHLRVEGMSENDFLGIFGLYLLTPKIFDFLAEHIKQNFQERGEFQLTSCLERLRKEEGMTGYIVKGNCFDTGLPDAYRQTMIDFRNF; this is translated from the coding sequence ATGCAGAAAAATCAAGTTAGAAAAGCTGTAATTCCGGTAGCTGGTTTTGGGACTCGGTTGTTTCCAGCGACTAAGGTTGTGAAAAAAGAACTTTTCCCGATTATTGATCGAGATGGGAGGGCAAAACCTGTCATTCTCGCAATTATTGAAGAAGCAATTAGTGCTGGAATTACAGAAGTCGGGATCGTGGTGCAGCCCGATGACAAAAAAATATTTGCAGATTTATTGAAGAATCCACCCAAAAAAGAACTTTTAGATAAACTTTCACCGCAAAATAAAGAATATAGCCGATATCTCGAAGATTTAGGTAGCAAAGTCACCATCCTATTGCAAGAGGAACAATTAGGTTATGGTCATGCGGTATTTTGTGCTAAAGATTGGATAAAAGATGAGCCATTTCTGTTAATGTTGGGCGACCACATTTATACATCTGATATTGAAAAATCTTGTGCTAGTCAAGTTTTAGGTACTTACGAACAAGTTAATCAAAGCGTTGTTGGTTTAACTACAATGCCAGCAGAAATTATTCATAAAGCTGGTTGTGTTACAGGAGTTTGGCAAGAGTTAAACTCGATTTTATCAGTCACACAACTCTATGAAAAACCTACTATTGAGTATGCACAACAACATTTGCGTGTAGAGGGAATGTCAGAAAATGATTTTTTAGGTATATTTGGCTTATATTTACTTACGCCGAAAATTTTTGACTTTCTAGCAGAACACATCAAGCAAAATTTTCAAGAACGAGGTGAATTTCAGTTAACATCCTGTCTGGAAAGATTGCGTAAGGAAGAGGGAATGACAGGATATATTGTTAAAGGTAACTGTTTTGATACAGGTTTACCAGATGCTTATCGTCAGACAATGATTGATTTTAGAAATTTCTAG
- the hemW gene encoding radical SAM family heme chaperone HemW yields MSQKFSVSGIASSAYVHIPFCRRRCFYCDFPVSVVGDRLRGETSGTISQYVEVLCQEIAITPAFDQPLKTIFFGGGTPSLLSTEQLQRIVGELEKHFGIASGAEISMEIDPGTFDLAHIVGYRSAGVNRVSLGVQAFQKELLQRAGRSHSVEDIFAAVELIHQVEIPEFSLDLISGLPHQSLDQWQDSLTKAVELIPTHISIYDLTIEPGTAFGRYYKPGDTPLPTDEATVKMYQMAQQALTGAGYEHYEISNYAQPKHQCQHNRVYWENRPYYGFGMGAASYVDGKRFTRPRKTREYYQWVQAGGVIDCDVTPPKEVLLETLMLGLRLAEGLSLAALAEAFGEEKVEEVCRCLQGYFDKGWVEVTEGRLRLIDPQGFLFSNVVLAELFEKLG; encoded by the coding sequence ATGAGTCAAAAATTTAGTGTTTCTGGAATTGCGAGTTCTGCTTATGTTCATATTCCCTTTTGCAGACGGCGATGCTTTTATTGTGATTTCCCGGTGTCTGTTGTGGGCGATCGCTTGCGGGGCGAAACATCTGGTACTATCTCCCAATATGTTGAGGTGCTATGTCAAGAAATTGCCATTACACCAGCCTTTGACCAACCCCTAAAGACAATTTTCTTCGGTGGTGGTACTCCTTCGCTGCTATCAACAGAACAGCTACAACGGATAGTGGGAGAATTGGAGAAGCATTTTGGTATTGCATCTGGGGCAGAGATTTCTATGGAAATTGACCCAGGTACCTTTGATTTAGCACATATAGTAGGCTATCGCAGTGCAGGTGTGAACCGGGTAAGTTTGGGTGTACAAGCCTTTCAAAAAGAATTATTGCAAAGGGCGGGGCGATCGCACTCAGTTGAAGATATTTTCGCAGCTGTGGAGTTAATCCACCAAGTCGAGATTCCCGAATTTAGCTTAGACTTAATTTCTGGGTTGCCGCATCAGTCTTTGGATCAATGGCAGGATTCTCTAACTAAAGCGGTAGAACTTATACCCACTCACATTTCCATATACGATCTTACCATCGAACCAGGTACAGCCTTTGGTCGTTACTACAAACCAGGTGATACTCCTTTGCCTACGGATGAAGCCACAGTCAAAATGTACCAGATGGCGCAGCAGGCTTTGACTGGTGCTGGTTATGAGCATTATGAAATTTCTAATTATGCTCAACCTAAGCATCAATGTCAGCATAATCGAGTTTATTGGGAAAACCGCCCTTACTACGGCTTTGGTATGGGTGCGGCGAGTTATGTTGACGGGAAACGCTTCACTCGTCCGCGTAAGACTAGGGAGTATTACCAGTGGGTACAAGCTGGCGGTGTAATTGATTGTGATGTTACCCCCCCAAAGGAAGTATTGTTAGAAACGTTAATGTTGGGGTTGCGTTTGGCGGAGGGTTTAAGTTTGGCGGCGTTGGCGGAGGCGTTTGGCGAAGAGAAGGTGGAGGAAGTTTGCAGGTGTTTGCAAGGGTATTTTGATAAAGGTTGGGTAGAAGTTACAGAGGGAAGGTTGCGTTTGATTGATCCCCAAGGGTTTTTGTTTTCTAATGTGGTGTTGGCGGAGTTGTTTGAGAAGTTGGGGTGA
- a CDS encoding PIN/TRAM domain-containing protein — translation MLDAIIIFSFILAASGIGFYSTELLPNGTLDQVTNLEALRLVVAVFAAIIGGAIGLSFQTTYRRLESQVKEMPLEVILTRAIGLVIGLLLANLMLAPLFLLPIPADFGFIKPLVAVVGSIILSVTGMNLADTHGRGLLRFINPNTVESMVVEGTLKPANTKVLDTSCIIDGRIEALLETGFLEGQILVPQFVLQELQQVADASKDQKRVRGRRGLEILNRIKEEYPDRILINAVDYEDIPTVDAKLVRFAQEISGTLLTNDYNLSKVASVQKVPVLNVNDLVNAVRPSYLPGDNLDLKILKEGKEPSQGIGYLDDGTMVVVEEGSNYVGGELRVVVTSALQTTAGRMIFAKPQASALA, via the coding sequence ATGCTTGACGCAATTATCATTTTCTCATTTATCCTGGCAGCTTCGGGAATAGGGTTCTACAGCACTGAACTACTACCCAATGGCACTCTCGATCAGGTAACGAATCTAGAAGCTTTACGCTTAGTTGTTGCCGTCTTTGCCGCTATTATTGGTGGTGCGATCGGACTGAGTTTCCAGACGACATATCGCCGTCTAGAATCACAAGTCAAAGAAATGCCTCTGGAAGTGATCTTAACTCGTGCCATTGGGTTAGTAATTGGCTTATTGCTAGCTAACCTCATGTTAGCCCCATTATTCTTACTACCCATCCCCGCGGATTTTGGATTTATTAAGCCACTTGTGGCAGTTGTCGGTAGTATTATCCTCTCCGTCACTGGCATGAATTTGGCAGACACCCACGGGCGAGGTTTATTGCGGTTCATTAATCCCAACACCGTCGAATCAATGGTTGTGGAAGGAACGCTAAAACCAGCTAATACCAAAGTTTTAGACACCAGTTGCATTATCGATGGTCGCATTGAAGCGCTATTAGAAACAGGGTTTCTGGAAGGACAAATTCTCGTACCGCAATTTGTCTTGCAAGAACTCCAACAAGTAGCGGATGCTAGCAAAGATCAAAAGCGCGTGCGGGGAAGGAGAGGACTAGAAATTCTCAACCGTATTAAGGAAGAATATCCCGATCGCATTTTGATTAATGCAGTTGACTACGAAGATATCCCCACAGTGGATGCCAAGTTGGTACGCTTTGCCCAAGAAATTAGCGGTACATTGCTAACCAACGACTACAACTTGTCTAAAGTAGCCAGCGTTCAGAAAGTCCCTGTTTTGAATGTGAATGATTTAGTGAATGCCGTCCGTCCCAGTTATTTACCTGGCGACAACCTGGATTTAAAAATTCTCAAGGAAGGCAAAGAACCCAGTCAAGGTATTGGCTACCTAGATGATGGCACGATGGTAGTAGTTGAAGAAGGCAGCAATTATGTGGGTGGTGAACTGCGAGTAGTAGTCACCAGTGCTTTGCAAACCACCGCAGGAAGAATGATTTTTGCCAAACCCCAAGCATCAGCATTGGCGTGA
- a CDS encoding Rpn family recombination-promoting nuclease/putative transposase produces MFDNICKFLAENFSSDFATWLLGEPITLTELSPKELSLEPIRADALILLQSEQNILHLEFQTQVDAEIPFRMIDYRLRVYRRFPHKSMHQVVIYLKQTNSDLVQQNTFTIAGTRHEFAVIRLWEQPTEVFLITPGLLPLAVLSSTIEPEVILNEVAREINGITESRTQSNIAASTAILAGLVLDKEVIRRVLRSDIMRESVIYQDILQEGKAEGKAEGKAEALLEVASNLFNTGMPLEQIARLTGLSIEQLQYLQVSKSGDSK; encoded by the coding sequence ATGTTTGACAATATCTGTAAATTTTTAGCTGAAAATTTCTCCAGCGACTTCGCCACTTGGTTATTAGGCGAACCCATTACTTTAACCGAACTAAGTCCAAAAGAATTATCTCTAGAACCCATTCGTGCTGATGCCTTAATTCTGCTACAGTCGGAGCAAAATATCTTGCATTTGGAATTTCAAACCCAAGTGGATGCGGAAATTCCTTTTCGGATGATTGACTATCGATTGCGAGTGTATCGCCGTTTTCCCCACAAATCAATGCATCAAGTTGTAATTTACCTCAAGCAGACAAATTCGGATTTGGTGCAACAAAATACATTTACAATTGCTGGAACACGCCATGAATTTGCAGTTATCAGACTTTGGGAACAACCAACCGAAGTATTTTTGATAACACCTGGACTTTTACCTTTGGCAGTGTTGAGTAGTACAATTGAGCCAGAAGTTATACTAAATGAAGTGGCGCGTGAAATTAACGGTATTACAGAATCAAGAACTCAAAGTAATATTGCCGCTTCCACGGCTATTTTAGCTGGTTTAGTATTAGATAAAGAGGTTATTAGACGAGTTTTGAGGTCAGACATTATGCGCGAGTCAGTGATTTATCAAGATATTTTACAAGAAGGAAAAGCTGAAGGGAAGGCTGAAGGGAAAGCTGAAGCTTTACTTGAAGTGGCAAGTAACCTTTTTAATACTGGTATGCCATTAGAACAGATAGCAAGATTGACAGGGTTATCAATTGAGCAGTTACAGTATTTGCAGGTAAGCAAATCTGGTGATTCAAAATAA
- a CDS encoding VOC family protein, with amino-acid sequence MKITDIHHIAIICSDYNRSKSFYVETLGFSIIEETFRAERNSYKLDLKVGENGQIELFSFPNTPQRFSSPEACGLRHLAFKVDNIEETVFYLNSQGVETENIRIDEITGKKFTFFKDPDNLPLEIYEN; translated from the coding sequence ATGAAAATTACTGACATTCATCATATAGCTATTATTTGCTCTGACTACAATCGCTCCAAAAGTTTTTATGTCGAAACTTTAGGCTTTTCGATTATTGAAGAGACTTTTCGTGCCGAAAGGAATTCTTATAAATTAGATTTAAAGGTTGGGGAAAATGGTCAGATAGAGTTATTCTCTTTTCCCAATACTCCGCAACGATTTAGTAGTCCAGAGGCTTGTGGATTAAGACATCTTGCTTTTAAAGTTGATAATATTGAGGAAACTGTTTTTTACTTAAACTCCCAAGGTGTAGAAACAGAGAATATCAGAATTGACGAAATCACAGGTAAGAAATTCACTTTTTTTAAAGATCCAGATAATTTGCCGTTAGAAATTTATGAAAATTAG
- a CDS encoding esterase-like activity of phytase family protein, which translates to MLNKSLILSLLALFAVAPAANAEVKLIAIGSLDGNISDRSNKTSAPLENGVPGNLLGGLGSGLAYAGCNTFIAIPDRGPNAVSYNSAVSDTASYINRFQTIKVKLEPSKLGSALPFTLTPYLIDTTLLFSNEPLYYGNGAGLGLCSGVPALNTKNKNYFTGRSDNFNPTQISTYPNNARFDPEGVRVSNNGKEVFISDEYGPYVYQFNRNTGKRIRVFNLPSKFAVSNLSPVSDTEITGNTSGRVANKGMEGLAITPNGKTLIGILQSPLLQDGGTNGAYTRIVKIDIETGATQEYAYQLDNIGTLAKPKYPTVSEILAISDREFLVDERDGKGFGDGSKAAFKKIYRIDLTNAQEVSNITGEINLVGKAVSKTLFLDVVTALTQNGIKEEDIPAKLEGLAFGEDVVINRVKKHTLFIANDNDFVGTIAPGIDNPNKFFVFAVDSNDLPGFVPQKIKGED; encoded by the coding sequence ATGCTCAACAAAAGTCTAATTTTGTCCTTGTTGGCGTTGTTTGCTGTGGCTCCTGCCGCCAATGCAGAGGTTAAATTAATTGCAATTGGGAGTCTAGATGGTAATATTAGCGATCGCTCCAACAAAACATCTGCTCCCCTGGAAAATGGCGTTCCGGGAAACCTTTTGGGTGGTTTAGGGTCGGGACTAGCCTACGCTGGCTGTAACACCTTTATCGCTATCCCAGACCGAGGCCCAAATGCCGTGTCATACAACAGCGCTGTCAGTGACACAGCATCTTATATCAACCGCTTCCAAACTATCAAAGTGAAACTTGAACCAAGCAAACTTGGTTCAGCGTTACCCTTTACCCTTACCCCTTACTTAATTGACACGACCCTGCTATTCAGCAATGAGCCTCTTTACTACGGGAATGGTGCGGGATTGGGGTTATGTAGTGGTGTCCCAGCTTTGAATACCAAGAATAAAAACTATTTCACTGGACGTTCAGACAACTTCAACCCCACCCAAATCTCGACATATCCCAACAATGCCCGTTTCGACCCTGAAGGGGTGCGTGTATCCAATAATGGCAAGGAGGTATTTATCTCTGATGAATATGGCCCCTATGTATATCAATTTAACCGCAATACAGGTAAGCGGATTAGAGTCTTTAACCTACCTAGCAAGTTTGCAGTTAGCAACTTAAGTCCCGTTAGTGATACAGAAATCACTGGTAACACGTCTGGTAGGGTTGCTAACAAAGGTATGGAAGGACTTGCGATTACTCCCAACGGTAAGACTCTGATTGGTATTTTGCAAAGTCCACTGCTCCAAGACGGTGGTACTAATGGGGCTTATACCAGAATCGTCAAAATTGACATAGAAACAGGTGCCACCCAGGAATACGCTTATCAGCTAGATAATATTGGCACCTTAGCTAAACCCAAATATCCCACCGTCAGCGAGATTTTGGCAATCAGCGATCGCGAATTCTTAGTAGATGAACGCGATGGCAAGGGGTTTGGCGACGGCTCCAAGGCTGCCTTCAAGAAAATCTATCGGATCGATCTGACGAATGCTCAAGAAGTAAGCAATATCACTGGGGAAATCAACCTTGTTGGCAAGGCGGTTAGCAAAACCCTGTTCCTTGATGTGGTAACTGCGCTAACTCAAAACGGCATCAAAGAAGAGGACATTCCCGCCAAGCTTGAAGGTTTAGCCTTCGGAGAAGATGTGGTTATCAACCGCGTCAAAAAGCATACGTTATTTATCGCCAATGACAACGACTTCGTTGGTACTATAGCGCCGGGTATTGACAACCCAAACAAATTTTTTGTCTTTGCGGTTGACAGTAACGATCTGCCGGGTTTTGTCCCGCAGAAGATCAAAGGGGAAGATTGA
- a CDS encoding VWA domain-containing protein yields MKVKLLSALNDNNVDLAQTSSQRQLAMTIFAIAGEFDQNLPLNLCLILDRSGSMHGQPIKTVIQAVEGLIDRLKVGDRISVVAFSGSAEVIIPNQAIEDPESIKSQIKSKLSASGGTAIAEGLELGITELMKGTRGAVSQAFLLTDGHGESSLRIWKWDIGRDDNKRCLKLAQKAAKLNLTINTFGFGNSWNQDLLEKIADVGGGTLAHIEHPEQAVEQFSRLFGRIQSIGLTNAYLLLSLVPNVRLAELKPIAQVAPDTIELPVEREADGSFAVRLGDLMQDVERVVLANIYLGQLPEGKQTIGHLQIRYDDPLVNQEGLLSSLVPVYADVVRTYQPDSNPQVQQSILALAKYRQTQLAEAKLLQGDRTGAATMLQTAAKTALQIGDKGAATVLQSSATRLQAGEELSEADLKKTRIVSKTVLQE; encoded by the coding sequence ATGAAAGTTAAATTGCTCTCGGCGTTAAATGACAATAATGTTGATCTGGCTCAAACAAGTAGCCAACGTCAACTAGCAATGACGATTTTTGCGATCGCTGGCGAGTTTGACCAAAATCTTCCCCTTAACCTCTGCCTGATTCTGGATAGAAGTGGTTCTATGCACGGACAACCGATTAAAACGGTGATTCAGGCAGTGGAAGGATTAATAGATCGGTTGAAAGTTGGCGATCGCATTTCAGTTGTGGCTTTTTCCGGTTCTGCGGAAGTCATTATCCCCAACCAAGCGATCGAAGACCCCGAAAGCATTAAATCTCAAATCAAAAGCAAACTCAGCGCTAGTGGCGGCACTGCGATCGCCGAGGGTTTGGAATTGGGAATTACAGAACTGATGAAGGGCACAAGAGGAGCAGTTTCCCAGGCGTTTCTGCTGACGGATGGGCATGGTGAAAGCAGTTTGCGGATTTGGAAGTGGGATATTGGGCGAGATGACAATAAGCGCTGTCTCAAACTGGCGCAAAAAGCTGCCAAACTGAACCTAACTATCAACACTTTCGGATTTGGCAATAGCTGGAATCAAGATTTGCTAGAAAAAATAGCCGATGTCGGTGGTGGTACTCTAGCTCATATTGAACATCCTGAACAAGCTGTGGAGCAATTTAGCCGACTCTTTGGAAGGATTCAGTCAATTGGGCTAACTAATGCCTACTTGCTGTTATCTCTAGTGCCAAATGTCCGATTAGCAGAATTGAAACCCATTGCCCAAGTTGCCCCAGACACAATCGAGTTACCAGTGGAACGAGAAGCTGATGGTAGCTTTGCTGTACGTTTGGGAGATTTGATGCAGGATGTAGAAAGGGTAGTTTTGGCAAACATTTATCTGGGACAATTGCCAGAGGGGAAACAAACGATCGGGCATCTGCAAATTCGCTATGATGACCCGTTAGTTAATCAAGAAGGCTTACTTTCCTCCCTGGTGCCGGTGTATGCAGATGTGGTGCGGACATATCAACCAGATTCTAATCCCCAGGTGCAGCAGTCTATTTTGGCATTAGCGAAGTATCGCCAAACCCAGTTAGCCGAGGCGAAATTGCTACAAGGCGATCGCACTGGTGCAGCTACAATGCTACAAACGGCTGCTAAAACCGCTTTGCAAATCGGAGATAAAGGGGCGGCGACAGTGTTGCAAAGTTCCGCCACTCGCCTACAAGCTGGAGAAGAACTTTCGGAAGCAGACTTGAAGAAAACTAGGATTGTGTCAAAAACCGTTTTACAGGAATAG
- a CDS encoding VWA domain-containing protein: MKVSLQPALNDGNLDANQLNSQRQLGISISAIAETQDRHVPLNLCLILDHSGSMNGRSLETVKKAANRLVDRLNPGDRLSVVVFDHRAKVLVPSQSVEDPEKIKQQINRLAADGGTAIDEGLRLGIEELAKGKKDTVSQAFLLTDGENEHGDNNRCLKFAQLAASYNLTLNTLGFGDNWNQDVLEKIADAGLGTLSYIQKPEEAVDEFNRLFSRIQTVGLTNAYLLLSLMPHVRLAELKPIAQVSPDTIELPLQQEADGRFAVRLGDLMKDAERIILANIYLGQLPAGEQAIANVQVRYDDPAANKVGLVTPNIPVYAHVVKNYQADPNPQVQQSILALAKYRQTQLAETKLQQGDRSGAATMLQTAAKTALQMGDTGAATVLQTSATQLQSGGDLSESDRKKTRIVSKTVLQDTPPQ; encoded by the coding sequence ATGAAGGTTAGCTTGCAGCCTGCCTTGAATGATGGTAATTTGGACGCGAATCAACTGAATAGTCAACGTCAGTTGGGAATTTCGATTTCAGCGATCGCAGAGACTCAAGACCGCCATGTGCCCTTAAATTTATGTTTAATTCTGGATCACAGTGGTTCTATGAATGGGCGATCGCTAGAAACGGTTAAAAAAGCAGCGAATCGTCTGGTAGATAGACTTAATCCTGGCGATCGCCTCAGTGTTGTAGTTTTCGATCACCGTGCCAAAGTCTTAGTACCTAGTCAAAGTGTCGAAGATCCAGAAAAAATCAAACAGCAAATCAACCGCCTAGCAGCCGATGGTGGGACTGCGATTGATGAAGGATTGCGTTTGGGGATTGAGGAGTTGGCGAAGGGAAAGAAAGATACTGTTTCCCAAGCCTTCTTATTAACAGATGGTGAAAATGAACATGGTGATAATAATCGTTGTTTGAAATTTGCCCAATTAGCTGCTAGCTATAATTTGACTTTGAACACTCTGGGCTTTGGTGACAATTGGAACCAAGATGTTTTAGAAAAAATTGCTGATGCTGGTTTAGGTACTTTATCTTATATTCAAAAGCCGGAAGAGGCAGTGGATGAGTTTAATCGCCTGTTTAGCCGCATTCAAACAGTGGGATTGACTAACGCTTATCTGTTATTGTCTCTGATGCCCCATGTCCGGCTAGCGGAACTTAAACCCATTGCTCAAGTTTCCCCAGACACAATTGAGTTACCACTGCAACAAGAAGCTGATGGACGTTTCGCTGTGCGGTTGGGAGATTTAATGAAAGATGCAGAACGGATAATCTTAGCTAATATTTATTTGGGACAATTGCCAGCAGGTGAACAAGCGATCGCTAATGTACAAGTCCGCTACGACGATCCAGCCGCCAACAAGGTAGGTTTAGTTACACCAAATATCCCAGTTTATGCCCATGTAGTCAAAAACTACCAAGCAGATCCGAATCCCCAAGTACAGCAGTCTATTTTGGCATTAGCTAAATATCGCCAAACCCAGCTAGCCGAAACGAAATTGCAACAGGGCGATCGCAGTGGTGCAGCGACAATGTTACAAACGGCTGCTAAAACTGCTCTGCAAATGGGAGATACTGGGGCAGCGACGGTGTTGCAAACTTCTGCCACTCAGCTACAATCTGGTGGAGATTTATCTGAAAGCGATCGCAAGAAAACCAGAATTGTCTCCAAAACAGTTTTGCAAGATACCCCTCCTCAATGA
- a CDS encoding ATP-dependent Clp protease proteolytic subunit: MDISPIKAVQAPYYGDSSYRTPPPDLPSLLLKERIVYIGMPLVPAVTELIVAELLFLQSDDPEKPIKIYINSTGTSGYSGEPIGFETEAFAIYDTMKYIKPPIHTICVGSAMGMAAMLLSAGTKGCRASLPHSSIILHQPKSYAQGQATDIQIRAREVLVNKGALVDILNRTTGQPPEKIAKDMDRLLYLTPYEAKEYGLIDRVFEKEELANPPLPASVL, encoded by the coding sequence ATGGACATTTCCCCAATCAAAGCTGTTCAAGCCCCATATTACGGCGATAGCTCTTACCGGACACCACCGCCAGATTTACCTTCCCTCTTATTGAAGGAGCGAATTGTCTATATTGGGATGCCACTGGTGCCTGCTGTCACGGAATTAATCGTGGCTGAGTTGCTGTTTTTGCAATCCGATGACCCAGAAAAGCCCATTAAAATCTATATCAACTCCACCGGTACATCTGGTTACAGTGGCGAACCCATTGGCTTTGAAACCGAAGCCTTTGCCATCTACGACACCATGAAATATATCAAGCCTCCTATCCACACCATCTGCGTCGGTTCTGCGATGGGTATGGCAGCCATGCTTCTCAGTGCTGGTACAAAAGGTTGCCGCGCTAGTTTGCCTCACTCTTCGATTATCCTGCATCAGCCCAAGAGCTACGCCCAAGGTCAAGCAACGGATATTCAAATTCGGGCAAGGGAAGTTTTGGTAAATAAAGGGGCGTTGGTTGATATTTTAAATCGCACCACCGGACAGCCTCCAGAAAAAATTGCTAAAGATATGGATAGGTTGTTATATCTAACACCTTACGAAGCAAAGGAATACGGTCTAATTGACCGAGTTTTTGAGAAAGAAGAACTCGCAAATCCCCCCCTTCCAGCCAGTGTCCTTTAA
- a CDS encoding ATP-dependent Clp protease proteolytic subunit yields the protein MPIGVPKVPYRMPGGQYTDWISIYDRLYRERIIFLGRDIDDEIANQIIAVMLYLDSDDPGKDIYLYINSPGGMVTSGMAIFDTMQHIKSDVVTICVGLAASMGSFLLAAGTKGKRLALPHSRIMIHQPSGGTRGQATDIEIEAREILRIRHQLNGIYADKTGQTIAKIEKDMDRDFFMSAEEAKEYGLIDRVIEERTSIVAGE from the coding sequence ATGCCTATAGGCGTTCCTAAAGTTCCTTACCGGATGCCCGGAGGACAATATACAGATTGGATTAGCATCTACGATCGCCTTTACCGGGAACGGATTATATTCTTGGGACGAGATATTGATGATGAAATTGCCAATCAAATAATTGCTGTAATGCTGTATCTGGACTCAGACGATCCAGGTAAAGATATTTATTTATACATCAATTCCCCAGGTGGAATGGTTACATCTGGCATGGCTATTTTTGACACCATGCAACATATAAAATCAGATGTAGTGACTATTTGCGTTGGTTTAGCTGCTTCAATGGGGTCTTTCCTGTTGGCTGCTGGCACCAAAGGTAAACGCCTAGCATTGCCTCATTCACGGATTATGATTCACCAGCCTTCAGGTGGAACCCGTGGACAAGCAACCGACATCGAAATTGAAGCTAGAGAGATTCTGCGGATTCGTCACCAGCTTAATGGCATTTATGCCGATAAAACCGGTCAGACCATAGCAAAAATTGAAAAAGATATGGATCGTGACTTTTTCATGTCTGCTGAAGAGGCTAAAGAATACGGTTTAATTGACCGTGTAATTGAAGAACGAACCTCTATAGTAGCAGGGGAGTAG